The Megalops cyprinoides isolate fMegCyp1 chromosome 22, fMegCyp1.pri, whole genome shotgun sequence genome contains a region encoding:
- the LOC118769376 gene encoding protein kinase C delta type-like, with amino-acid sequence MEDFRRLQLHLELQPGLHKRDTKPRTGTDGKPFQLFLDLEEKAAQLNHDLQKTAERVTRDLDRKANWLNCDLENTVTRVYCHLQDKAAWVNVELQEVVSRLGNNLSERSDQVTSEMEEQLRRIKLNMREKFARVSRNLEEIAVRVNHDLEEKAAKVIPGLSPSVLHLDSQPQPNVTTVVIHSPSPTHSTTALREPSSQVMEPKSKEEVEATSPPGKPPLKPAEDDILHKKALDDTGPTIASPQKKCISIESFELCKVLGKGNFGKVLLAKLKETGEFFAIKVLKKERVISFSNIDYAMAERRVLALACDCPYLLHLYSSFQTKEHLFYVMECLKGGDLMFNLQQTGPFDLSRATFYAAEIICGLQFLHSRGIIHRDLKLENLMLDKDGHIRIIDFGLCKDNMSEGKLASNFCGTAHYMAPEIINGWKYSYPVDWWSFGVVVFTMLNGVLPFQGRNELELFKSIRKTTPQHQLWVTAEARDLMEKLFERDPYDRIGFVGNIRAHPFFENIDWPALERREVKPPFRPKVKHSADFSNLRWDLPNERLRFSKSNKNVIDSVDPAVFAGFSFTNPNWRCS; translated from the exons ATGGAGGATTTCAGACGACTGCAG CTCCATCTTGAGCTCCAACCTGGACTGCATAAGAGGGACACAAAGCCCCGCACTGGCACTGACGGGAAGCCCTTCCAGCTATTCTTGGACCTGGAGGAGAAGGCAGCCCAACTGAACCATGACCTGCAAAAAACAGCTGAGCGCGTCACTCGCGACTTGGATAGGAAGGCTAACTGGCTTAACTGCGACCTGGAAAACACGGTTACACGCGTCTACTGCCACCTGCAAGACAAGGCTGCCTGGGTGAACGTCGAGCTGCAAGAGGTGGTTTCCCGTCTCGGTAACAACCTGTCAGAGAGGTCAGATCAGGTGACCAGCGAAATGGAAGAGCAGCTTCGCCGAATCAAGCTCAACATGAGGGAGAAGTTTGCCCGGGTCAGCCGAAACCTGGAAGAGATAGCCGTCCGGGTCAACCATGACCTGGAAGAGAAGGCTGCCAAGGTCATTCCCGGGCTCTCGCCCTCTGTCTTACACCTTGATTCACAACCCCAGCCCAATGTCACAACCGTAGTCATCCACAGCCCTAGCCCCACCCATAGTACCACCGCCCTCAGGGAGCCATCATCACAGGTGATGGAGCCCAAGTCTAAGGAGGAGGTAGAAGCTACGAGTCCTCCTGGAAAACCGCCTTTGAAGCCAGCTGAAG ATGACATTCTACACAAGAAAGCATTGGATGATACTGGTCCGACCATCGCCAGCCCTCAAAAGAAATGTATCAGTATTGAAAGTTTTGAGCTCTGCAAGGTGTTGGGCAAGGGGAACTTCGGCAAG GTCCTGCTTGCAAAGCTGAAGGAAACCGGGGAGTTCTTTGCCATCAAAGTCCTGAAGAAGGAGAGGGTCATATCTTTCAGTAATATAGACTACGCCATGGCAGAAAGGAGGGTGCTGGCACTAGCCTGCGACTGCCCCTACCTCTTGCACCTGTACTCCAGCTTCCAGACCAAG GAACACCTGTTCTATGTGATGGAGTGCCTGAAAGGGGGAGACCTTATGTTTAACCTGCAGCAGACTGGGCCTTTTGACCTTTCCAGAGCCAC GTTCTATGCTGCTGAAATTATATGTGGGCTTCAGTTCCTCCATTCCCGGGGAATCATCCACAG GGACCTGAAATTGGAGAATCTAATGCTGGACAAGGATGGGCACATCAGGATTATAGACTTTGGTCTGTGCAAGGATAATATGTCTGAAGGGAAACTGGCCTCAAACTTCTGTGGGACAGCACACTACATGGCACCTGAG ATCATCAACGGATGGAAGTACTCCTACCCCGTGGACTGGTGGTCCTTTGGGGTTGTGGTGTTTACCATGCTGAACGGAGTGCTACCCTTCCAAGGCAGGAATGAGCTGGAGCTCTTCAAGTCCATCCGCAAGACCACTCCCCAGCACCAGCTCTGGGTCACCGCTGAGGCCCGGGACCTGATGGAGAAG CTGTTTGAGCGGGACCCCTACGACAGGATAGGCTTTGTCGGAAACATACGCGCACACCCCTTTTTTGAGAACATTGACTGGCCGGCTCTTGAGAGGAGGGAAGTGAAACCCCCCTTCAGGCCCAAAGTG AAACACTCAGCTGACTTCAGCAACTTAAGATGGGACTTGCCGAATGAGAGGCTCCGCTTCTCCAAGAGCAACAAGAATGTCATCGACTCCGTAGATCCTGCGGTCTTTGCTGGCTTCTCTTTTACAAACCCTAACTGGCGCTGCTCCTAG